The genomic segment GGCGCGCTGGTCAACCTCGAGGGCGAACTCATCGGGATTAACACGGCCATCGCCACGGAGAGCGGGTCGTATGAGGGCTACGGGTTCGCCGTGCCGGTCAACCTCGTGGACCGCGTCGCGCGCGACCTCATCGCCTACGGCGAGGTTCGCCGCGGATTCCTGGGCGTCGAGATCGGCGACATCAACGCCGAGCTGGCGCGGGATCTGGGGCTCGACCGCATCGGCGGCGTGCTGCTGACGGGGGTGCACAACGGAACCCACGCGCATGAAGCCGGCCTGAAGCAGGGCGACGTCATCCTCGCGATCAACGGCCGGCGGGTGGATGCCACCAACGAATTGCAGCGCACGGTGGCCCGCTTCCACCCGGGCGATCTCCTCGAATTGCAAGTCTGGCGCGATGCGTCGATCCGCCTGTTCCATGTGCGTCTCCTCGGGCGCGACGATCCGGGGTATCAGACCTGGATCAGCGACCTGCAGCGCCGCAGCGAGCGCCAGGGTCCGTCACTCGAGGCGCCGGAGCGGCCTGAAGAGGCCGAGGCGACCTTCGAGGTCAAATCCTGGGGTCTGGGCTTGCAGGCCGTCGGCGACCGGGCCCGTACGCGGTTCGGCGTGGATCATGGCGCGTATGTCGCCTACGTGGCGAACGGCAGCACGCCGTCGCTCGCCGGCCTGCCGCGCGACGTGGTCATCACCGCGCTGAACGACCAGGAAGTGTATTCCCTCGAAGTGGCCGTGGGGCTGCTCGAGAAGCTGGCACGCGAGGGCGAGCCGGTTGTGTTCCAGGTGCGCCGGCAGGACGGCCGCATCGCGTTTTACGAAGCAGACGTACCGGCTTCACTGGAGACTACCCCCTGATGATTCGATATCTGACGGCCGGCGAATCGCATGGCGAGGCGCTGATCGGCATCGTCGAGGGCGTGCCGGCGGGCATCCCGCTGGTGGCCGACGACATCAACACCCACCTCGCCCGCCGCTGGCTCGGTTTCGGCCGCGGCGGCCGCGCCAAGTTCGAAAAGGATCTCGTCCACTTCTATTCCGGCGTCCGCTTTTCGCAGACCATGGGCGGCCCCATCGCGCTGAAGCTCGAAAACGAAGCCTATCAGAAGGACAAGTCGGGCTGGCCCGTCGTCATGGCCGTGGACGGCCGTGGCGAGGGGGTCGAGCCTATCACGCTGCCCCGCCCCGGACATGCGGACCTTACCGGCGTGCAGAAATACCGGTTCGACGACATCCGGCCGGTCATCGACCGATCGAGCGCCCGCGAGACGGCCATGCGCGTCGCCTGCTGCTCGATCGCCCGGCAGTTCCTCAAGCAGGTGGGCATCGAGATCGGCAGCCATGTGGTGCGCATCGGGGAAGTTGGATATGACAGTCCCGACGCGTGGCGCGACCGTGTGGCCGACATCACGTCCGCCGGCGCCGAGACACTCAATACCCTGGCCGACGGCAGCGAAGTGCGGATGCTGGATGCCGACCTGTCCCAACGCTGTATCGAGCACATCAAGCAGATCAAGCAGCAGGGCGATTCGCTCGGCGGGCAATACGAGGTGATCGTGACCGGGGTCCCCCCCGGGCTGGGCTCCTATGTTCAGTGGGACCGCAAGCTCGACGGGCTGCTCGCCCAGGCCATCCTCTCGATTCAGGCGCAGAAGGCCGTTGAGATTGGCGACGGCGTCGATGCGTCGCGCGTGCCCGGATCGCGTTTCCACGACCCGATCGACAAAAACGGGGCCTCCTACCCACGGCGTTCGAACCACGCCGGCGGGATCGAGGGGGGCATGTCCAACGGGATGCCCATCGTCGTGCGCGGTTTCATGAAACCCATCCCCACCCTGATCAAGCCGCTCGGCACCGTCGACATCGCGTCCGGCGAATCGACCCCGACCCGCTACGAGCGCAGCGACGTCACGAGCGTGCCGGCGGCCTCCACCGTGGCCGAAGCCGTCGTAGCCGTCACGATAGCCAACGCCTTTCTGGAGAAATACGGCGGAGACAGCCTGGCGGAGATCCTCGAGCGGTACGGGGGTTCGAACGCGTAGCTTTTTACAGTTTAAGGTTCGAAGTTCAACGTTCAAGGGCCATTTCGAGGTGGCATTCATGGGATGTCGCTAGTTGCTCTCTTGCCCGGGCGTGTAACGTTCATGCCTGCATTTTTTATTCCTTGAACCTTGAACGTTATTCCTTGAGCTCCTATGCCCTGGATCGACTCCCTCGTCCATCGTGCCGACGCCCGGCTGAATACCTCCACGACCCCCCGTCCTGTTGAGGACGACGCGCCGCACGCGGTGGTCATCGGCGCGGGCTTTGGCGGGCTGGCGGCTGCGATACGGCTCAGCGTGCGGGGTTTTCAGGTGACGCTCGTCGATCGGCTCGAGCAGGCCGGCGGCCGCGCCCGGGTGTTCGAGCAGGACGGGTTCGCGTTCGATGCCGGCCCCACGGTCATCACGGCGCCGTTCCTGTTCGAGGAGCTCTGGTCGCTCTGCGGCCGCAACATGGCGGACGACGTGGAGCTGCGCCCCGTATCCCCCTTCTACCGGATCCGCTTCGACGACGGCACGTCGTTCGACTACACCGCCGACCCCGAGGCCATGAGCCGCGAGATCGCCCGGTTCAGTCCGGAGGATGTGGAGGGCTACCGGCGGTTCTTCGAAAAAAGCGCCGAGATCTTCCGTATCGGCTTCGAGGAGCTCGGGCATGTCCCGTTCGGCAAGGTGACGGACATGCTCAAGATCGCGCCGGCGATGGCGGCGCTCGAGAGCTATCGCACCGTTTACGGCCTCGTGTCGAAATACATCAAGCACGAGAAGATCCGGCAGGTGCTTTCCTTTCATCCGCTGCTGGTGGGCGGGAATCCGTTCAACGTCACCTCCATCTACACCCTGATCGCGTTTCTGGAGCGCAAGTGGGGCGTGCACTACGCGATGGGGGGAACGGGGTCGCTGGTGCGGGGCCTGGTCGGCCTCCTGAAATCGCGCGGCGTGTCGATCCGTCTCGGCGAAGAGGTGCGGGAGATTACGCTCGACGGCCAGCGTGCCACGGGTGTTCGGCTCGCCACGGGGGAGACGATCCCGGCGGATCTCGTGGTATCCAATGCGGACGTGGCCTGGACCTACCGGCACCTCCTGCCGGCCCACAGCCGGACGCGGTGGACGGACGCCCGCCTCGACGCGGCCCGCTACTCGATGAGCCTGTTCGTGTGGTATTTCGGCACGCGCCGGCAGTACCCGGACGTCGCCCACCACACGATCCTCCTCGGTCCGCGTTACAAAGGGCTACTCGAGGACATCTTCGAGCACAAGCGGCTGGCGGACGACTTCAGCCTGTACCTCCATCGCCCGTCGGCCACCGACCCGGCCATGGCGCCGGAGGGATGCGACGCCTTCTACGTGCTTTCGCCGGTGCCCCACCTCGACAGCGGGGTGGACTGGTCGCAGCAGGCGGAGCGGTACCGCAAGGCCATCGAGTCCTATCTGGCGATGACCGTGCTGCCGGGTCTGTCAGAGTCGCTGGCGACCTCCCGGGTCCTGACGCCGCAGGGCTTTCTCGACGACTACCTCTCGTTCAAGGGCGCGGCGTTTTCGATCGAGCCGGTGCTGACCCAGAGCGCCTACTTCCGGCCGCACAACGCCAGCGAGGACATCGACGGCCTCTATTTCGTCGGCGCCGGCACGCATCCGGGCGCGGGCCTGCCCGGGGTGCTGTCCACGGCCCGCGTGCTGGACACCGTGGTGCCGGATCCGGCGGCGATCGTGGGGCGGAACGGGACCTTTGCCGGGGCGCGGTAAGCGCGGCGCGGGGCGCGTCCGGACGGGCGGAACATGCGTTGGCGGGCTACGGTTTTCTGCTACTCCTTTAACGGTTCAACGCAGTAACCTCCATGGCCGCCAGCAAAGCCGCATACGACCCGCAATCGATCGAGAAGAAGTGGTATGCGTTCTGGGAAGAGAACGGGTTCTTTTCCACGGAGCGCGATCCGGATAAGAAGCCGCACGTGATCGTGATGCCGCCGCCCAACGTGACGGGCCGGCTGCACATGGGCCATGCCCTGCAGGACACCATCCAGGACGCCCTCACGCGGCTCCGCCGGATGCAGGGGTTCGAGGCGTTGTGGATGCCCGGGAAGGACCACGCCGGCATCGCAACGCAGAACGTCGTCGAGCGGACCCTCAAGGCGCAGGAAGGCAAGAATCGCCACGATCTGGGCCGCGAAGCCTTTCTCGAAAAATGCTGGGAATGGGTCGATGAATACGGCGACATCATTCTGCAGCAGAAGCGCCGGCTCGGCGACTCGTGCGACTGGAACCGCGAACGATTTACCTTCGACGACGCCTACGTCAAGGCCGTTCAGCATGTCTTCGTGCGCCTTTACGACGAAGGGCTGATCTATCGCGGCGAGTACATGATCAACTGGTGCCCGGTCGACATGACGGCGCTGTCCGACGAGGAGGTCG from the Rhodothermales bacterium genome contains:
- a CDS encoding trypsin-like peptidase domain-containing protein; this encodes MADAKDAHGIRLLTGIGLVVIGLLAGILFMLFVIQSQSRLAETPTVVERVDLDPEESLTPPVYSDTAQAVPQVSMMALSETFRHVASIVKPAVVFIRVDMEVDEAQRRWLPSFRSPRQSVGSGVIISEDGYIVTNNHVVDNAQQIWVTLDDKRHYPAEVIGTDASTDLAVIRAITDERLPKTRIGNSDQVAVGDWVIAIGNPFRLTSTVTAGIVSALGRQVNIIEDNFSIEDFIQTDAAINPGNSGGALVNLEGELIGINTAIATESGSYEGYGFAVPVNLVDRVARDLIAYGEVRRGFLGVEIGDINAELARDLGLDRIGGVLLTGVHNGTHAHEAGLKQGDVILAINGRRVDATNELQRTVARFHPGDLLELQVWRDASIRLFHVRLLGRDDPGYQTWISDLQRRSERQGPSLEAPERPEEAEATFEVKSWGLGLQAVGDRARTRFGVDHGAYVAYVANGSTPSLAGLPRDVVITALNDQEVYSLEVAVGLLEKLAREGEPVVFQVRRQDGRIAFYEADVPASLETTP
- the aroC gene encoding chorismate synthase produces the protein MIRYLTAGESHGEALIGIVEGVPAGIPLVADDINTHLARRWLGFGRGGRAKFEKDLVHFYSGVRFSQTMGGPIALKLENEAYQKDKSGWPVVMAVDGRGEGVEPITLPRPGHADLTGVQKYRFDDIRPVIDRSSARETAMRVACCSIARQFLKQVGIEIGSHVVRIGEVGYDSPDAWRDRVADITSAGAETLNTLADGSEVRMLDADLSQRCIEHIKQIKQQGDSLGGQYEVIVTGVPPGLGSYVQWDRKLDGLLAQAILSIQAQKAVEIGDGVDASRVPGSRFHDPIDKNGASYPRRSNHAGGIEGGMSNGMPIVVRGFMKPIPTLIKPLGTVDIASGESTPTRYERSDVTSVPAASTVAEAVVAVTIANAFLEKYGGDSLAEILERYGGSNA
- a CDS encoding phytoene desaturase; amino-acid sequence: MPWIDSLVHRADARLNTSTTPRPVEDDAPHAVVIGAGFGGLAAAIRLSVRGFQVTLVDRLEQAGGRARVFEQDGFAFDAGPTVITAPFLFEELWSLCGRNMADDVELRPVSPFYRIRFDDGTSFDYTADPEAMSREIARFSPEDVEGYRRFFEKSAEIFRIGFEELGHVPFGKVTDMLKIAPAMAALESYRTVYGLVSKYIKHEKIRQVLSFHPLLVGGNPFNVTSIYTLIAFLERKWGVHYAMGGTGSLVRGLVGLLKSRGVSIRLGEEVREITLDGQRATGVRLATGETIPADLVVSNADVAWTYRHLLPAHSRTRWTDARLDAARYSMSLFVWYFGTRRQYPDVAHHTILLGPRYKGLLEDIFEHKRLADDFSLYLHRPSATDPAMAPEGCDAFYVLSPVPHLDSGVDWSQQAERYRKAIESYLAMTVLPGLSESLATSRVLTPQGFLDDYLSFKGAAFSIEPVLTQSAYFRPHNASEDIDGLYFVGAGTHPGAGLPGVLSTARVLDTVVPDPAAIVGRNGTFAGAR